From Solanum lycopersicum chromosome 4, SLM_r2.1:
ACGgtcattatttatcaatttttttacattatcaactctatattttttctctctttagaatgtgttatttttgttttcttatttaagtcgcaaattttaaacataaaagaaatatttttttggagatAAAATAGGCTATATAAACTACATGAATACTTGtgtttaaaaaaacattatatataattaaaaagaaaattacatacATGGAAGATTGTAgcattatattgaatatattgtacTAGCAATAAACATAGATGAACAATTTGAATTGTCAAGTGTATAaaagtaatttctttttttatattattattataaattgatttttaaaaataaaataaaataaaataagtttgtgGGCTACAcatgaaacaattttttttaactctccaaaagaaaaattgaattcttctataatattattttaacaattaattatacaattatacatTTAAAGCTTTAtccataataatatttaaaattacaaaattccctttgaaatataatagatattatataaaataaaaagtagtatatataataaagtaaaataaaatatttctctcaaaaaaaaaaattgtttgctcgTCATCATCAGATTCAGGCCTGCCGCCTAGGGTTTGCTTCTTTGATTGTATTGTTGTCCGCTAATGGCTTCCCTATTCAGAAGGTGAGTTCGTTGCAGCTAATATCTTGATTTTATAACTTTTGATTTATCCtcaagttttttcttcttctttttgttagGGCTGGTAGGGCTTTGCTGGGAACACAAATCAGGGGATACTGCCAGAATGCTGAATCCACTTCTGAAGCTGAACTCGATCGCTCATTTCGTCGTACCTGTAATTTAATCACCCTCTAATTCTCTTCTTTGTTGTTGTATTAATTCATTAGTAATAACTCAAACTCTGATCCCTTGCAGGTAAATGGTTTCTTGCTGGGGCCTTTACGGCTTGTAATGTCATCTATTGCACGTATGTATTTTTCTTCTGTTTTTCCCAATTtaataagcaaataaaaaaGTGAAAGATCAATATATTCAGAGTTGGATCTGAATCTGATTTTGTTTCTTGGCTTGGCCACGCAGGATTCACACTCAACTGATTATAATCCGGGAAGAGTAAGTTTGATTTCTTTATTACTGTGTTATTTACTCCAACTTTTTTGTAAACCTCTTTTCTACACTTTTGTCGAAATGGAACCTTTGCTGCCCAACTTGGCCGTAATTGTTCCGATGATGATTTTGTTCTTCACAACAGCTCTTAATTGTTGTAAACACACCTTTTTCCACATTATTATATCCTTTGTGTGTCTAAAAATAGTTCTCAACATTATGTACAATCTGTCGGTTTTCCACTGTAGCCCTTCAGtttattgaataattaaagATGTTTTGAAACATGTCTTTTGGAGGGGAATGACCTTGTGTTGTTTGGACTATTCAAAAAATGTCAACGGGTTGGTGTTAGGTTCCCCAAAAGTAGTGTATTCTTGGAGAATCCAACACACACCCGTGTCAACTGGGTGCATCAATGATCAAAAAGCGTAGTTGCGCAGGCTTTTCACTTTCGATGCCGCACCCATGTCAGATTCTCCAAATATACACTAGTTTTGGAGAACCCGACACAAACCTAGTTAAATTGAAAGGTTGAGCACATTTTAGGAGGTCTTTTGGTTCATCAAAGACTTCCTGAAAGGACTGACAACAAGACTGTTTTCTTCTTAAGAATTTTCTGATGATCCCCATCTTCATAGTGGGTACTCATGGTACAAACAACAGTTATCCCACTAAACTGATGTATATTAAACAATTTAAGTAGCTTTTCACATTCAGTAGGGAAAAGTCTCTGCTCCTCCTGGTGACACCAAACATGGTGATCAACCTTTCTTCCCCTACGAATGACAAATGACAGACTGTGTGGTGTAGTAGTCAAAAGTGTGCTCCTCCTGGTAACCAAACAAGGCGCTCAACCTTACTTCCAGATAGATTGTGTAGTGTAGTCTGATACTCAGTTTTAACTAGAGAAAACACTCTATTGTCAAAAACAAATCACTTGGAACACTCTATTGTCATTTGCCACAGAGAATTTGGACAATAATGTGTACATGATCTGCCCATTAGCAACTGTTAACTTCATCCTAGTATAACAAGGAACTATAGACAGTCTTAGAGCCTTGAAAATTGTGAAACTTGAAAAAGTAGTTTTTGTTTTCGATGTTAAAAATGGTATTTGGAAATTGGATTTGGGCCATGAATACAAATTGGAGTTGTTTCTGAATTTTGTGAGTGATTTGAAGTGAAAACAacttttttgtgtgttttcATATTCTGGAATTTTATGGCCTAGTATAGTTTCCTATATTCAACTccggaaaaaaaaagaaaaaaacattcatGATGAAATGGTTTAGAGTCAGTGTAAAGGAAATTGTAGAGAATCTGGTTGTACTGCGAGGAGTTGTTGGTTTCACTCTATGTTAATATGTTATAGTGCCTGGAGTTCTTTGTTGCATATTGACTTATGCAGCTTGTTATTGACCAAGGATtctttgcaattttttttttttgatgtgcTCAAGAAATGCATTTCAATAGATGTTATGATCTCTTACAAATAGATATTTTTGCCTACTCCTCAACTTCAGAGCATATTAAACTTTGATGAAATTACTCTAGTTTGAAGAATTTTAATTCACTTTGCTATTTGTCTCATCAGGGAGAGTGAGTTTGATTAGCATTGGAGTTGGGACTCtcgttattgaattggttttagtAGAGTATGTGCATATTTTATCAGCCTTTTGGTTAAGATCCAACTGTAATGTCTACTTATACGTATCTATGAAGATGTTAAGTTGATTGGAATTTCCTACAGTTTATTGGAATGTGGAAGGAACTGAATTTCGTTGTCTTCATGATATGTTTGTCTTGTGGTCATCAGTGgtatccttttttaaaaatttatgtttgaataagcatgatgacaATATTACTCAGAGGACCATTAATCTCAACTATTTCAGCTTTCTTCCCCATCTTTTGTAACAGAGAATTTAGAGTATCCCATAGAGTTGGTGTTTGGAAACACTTTGAATGAACCTCTTTTACGGAGTGTACTCTTGAAGTTTTTTAATTTGCAAAATCGCGCTAGGTAAGCAAATTTTGTAGAATGATTATGCATACATACAACATACCATCATCCGTCATTGAATATACATACATGATTCAACATAAACTCGAATAAGAAAATGATCCATAGCTATTTATCGTCTCTCTCAAAGATGGTATGCATGCACTCCACAAATTGTATCAACGGATAAAGCCACATTGGATACGCATGCATAACCCTACTGAAAGTACATACAATATAGGCTTTATACCATTAAAGAAGATGACAACCCAGATCTATGGTATTCTTTATACGTACCCTTCTTTTTCCGGTAATAGTTAGTTACAATTTTAAATCATCTAGATGCTTCTATGTAATCTATAAATACTCTACTAATGCATAAGATCAAGTTAAGCTTTGCATTCCACAAGATCATCTTCATTGTTTCTAGCTCTAATTCTTGTTACTTGTGACTGCCATTATTGTGGAGCTTCATTGTTGTGAAGCTCAAGCTTCTTAATAAGGGCAGCTTGTCGCTTCTTCCTAGACCTAGAgacaaatatcaaaatgaattgAAGTGTCAATACAGGTAATATAAATACTAAAGTTATATTAAAACAATACAATATCATAGCGCATCATCCAACACAAAACCTTTTGAGGTTTAGTCAGCAATAGAACTAGATTTAAAAAGATTATCATCTACTGCCGTTGTTATTCCCACTAAGAATCCTCCATTTTTCTGCTACGCTACTACTATCATTCTGGGCTTTAATAATGTTGCTAACAAATAGCTCCCAGGAAAgaatattgaagaaaaaatgGTGTATATGGCATTGCATTATATATACTTACTATATAATTAACTAGCACTCATGTGCTACAACTTCTACTAATTAGTTCTCTCATTTATAAGTTGGAGACAAGAATTAAGAATATGGGTTTGATGGACaaattataaaatgttaatattgaaaatttgcAGCTACATGGGAACTTAAAAATGGGACATTCTTTTTTGAAACTTctgaaaattttatttggaaaactgcaaaagaaaaaaaataagaaaaagcaTAGACGGGGTGGGGTGGGGTAGGGCAGGGCAATTATTTGAGAAATGCTAAATATGGCAGGGTAGGGCGGGTCGAAATCTTAGCATGTCATGCCTTACCCACCCTAGTGCCATCACTCTATTTCAACATTAAATATGTGTTGATCACTGAATAATATGTATTACcttctaaaaaaaacaaaaaacaaacataACTTACTCTTTAATTTTCCAAGCTTCGTTGCGTAACCTGCAAAATATAGAAATGTCTCAAAAACAATTAGCCTACAAGGAAACATGATAGTAAATGGAAAAAAAGATCTTCAAGTTTGAGAATTACCTATCCCTATTATTTGCAACAAACTCCTTCCAATTTTGAGTATCACTTACCCCGTTTTATATACATTTGAGTGCACATAGTTTCTTCTTAGCCTAGATTTTTACAATTATTGGGATTTTgaaacaatatttatttaaggTTGAGTTATGCACCAAATCGAAGGAATGGAGAGCAGCCACAACGAGATGGATTACTTCATTTCCTTGGTAAGGAAAACAGAAATAACAGGCTACCAATGGTTCTAATACCCCTTCCCAATTGGGAATTACTCAGGTTTGATGGTCAAGACTCAGTTTCGAAAATGTGGggtatttcaatttatataaaattcttgAGCAACAAAAGGTAGAAACAACAGCTCTCTATTTGAATGGTGTATCAGAGGTTTAGTGTCATTCGCTGATATCGAGTGCGGGAGTTGTAGGATGCCTGAATTTAACAAGGAACTATGCAGCAGATTCAGTGTACCACCACTAGGGGATGTGGTGGaagaattaaattaactttctcAGACTGGTACTTTGGATGAATTGTTACGGGAGTTTGAAGACTTAAATTCTCAGATGTTGCCAAGAAATCCAATTCTGAATGAATCACATTTCTTGTCCAGCTTTTGTAGGAGCACTGAAGGAAGAAATCAAGTATGGGGTCAAACTGTCTAAACCTTCTAGCATACAGTTTGTCACTTGAGGATCATATTCATCAACTCATTGTTCTGTTTACTACTCTTAGAGGATACTTGGGATCTAACAGATTACTACAGAAAATATGTTGCAAGATATGGTCATATGCAGACCCTTGGCAGACTTATTGAGGAAGGATTCGTTTAAGTGGAATGAAGAAGCTAATGCAGCCTTTGTTGCTATCAAAACTGTTATGACCACCATTCCTGTTAAGACTTATGATGTATGCCACAAGAACAGGGATGAGAATGTAGCTTACCTAGGGCTACTGCAACCTCTACCAATCTCTAATTAAAATTGGAGTCACATAAGCACGGACTTTACCGAAGGATTCCCAAAATCCAGGTCCAAAGATGTGATACTAGTAGTAGTGGACATTGCAATTAAAGTATGCTCATTTTGTTGTCCTCTCCCATCCTTTTAATACAGATAGTACAAATTTTGGAAGAAGATGCATTGTTTACATGGCACTCCTAAGTCAATTGTATCtcatacaaacaaaaaaattcttgGCAGTCCTAGTTTAAATTATTGGGTACTCAACTGCCCATTACCCTCAAATTGATGGCCAGACTGAGAGAGTGATAGGTTCATTGAGAACTACTTGAGATGCATGACCTCTAACATGCCTACTCATCGGAGAGAGTGGCTTCTTTCTGCCGAAGGTCAGTACAAAACCAATTTCCATACTGGTTTGCAGAGTACTCCATTTGAGGCTCTTTATGGTTATTCACCACTACAACTATCCGTCGGACCCCTTCTTGAGACTATTGTTCCTACTATTGCTCCTACTGCTGAAGATGTTATGCAAAGACAACAGATGGTACCGCTTTTGAAAGACAACCTCCACAAGAAAGGATGAAGTTGTATGCAAATAAAAGGATTACTCGTGAGCTCTCtatcttttccagtgttatcaaaggcgcGCTTTAAGCGCGCTTAAGCCCTAAAGTGAAACTCAAAACGTGTTGAGCGCTTCGCCTCGCTTTATGTGCGCTTCAATGTCGTTACCAAAGTTCTAAGACAAACTTTTCCTTGTCAATGAGGCTCTTGTGAAGAAGTGacactaaacaattgatattttactttatcataaaaaaaattcaatttatttggtcatatatttgtcattcatgtttataattattagtttcGGACTAAATataccctttttattttttttctcccttcgcgccttttttttattaaagccCACACTTTATTTGCGCTTAAAGCCCCACAAACCTTTGAGCTTTTTTGCACTTTTCGCTTTTAATAAAGCTGCTCTTCTCTAACTAACAGATTTCCCTCTCAATCTTTcattctcttctcttctcttttgtaATCCAAACATTCTGCCTGCACGGGATTGGAGCTCtgtatataataatttctagTTTGTGGTAGAATTTCGTTTGATGGAAAATTGTGACAAttgaatttttagtttattttaattccAAAATTGAGGTACGCACCAGTACGAGTAGAACAAAAAAGCTACGAGTCCACCCCCAATACAAGCTCTAACTGCAAAGACCATAGAAATAAAATGAGAGAGATAAATTTGAAGCGAGAAATAGAAAAGTAGGTTGATAATTTTACCATCTTTATCACTACGAGAGGATTCTGTGGGAGAGATTTTCTGGCAGTATCCCCTGATACAGAATCAACAGTTACATACctggagaagaagagaagaagaagagaagaagaaattcaacataCCTTAATTGTGTGGATGCTCCAAGCAAAGCCCTACCAGCCATTTGTCTTCTACACAacccaaaagaaaaattgaGACAAAAATCAAACAAACCTAAGGAAAAAACATGCAGTTACGATGCTGAAACCAACCCACCCTCCGAAACGAAAAGCCATAAACTCAGCAATCTTCGTCGAAACCTATCAAGCAAAACCCTCACCGAGCCAAATACCAAACAAATCAGAGTTCACAACACATTTTAGCCGATCCGACATCGTATTGCCCCTTGTTTACTTACAGTTGGGCCGGCCCATGTTGAGCGCACACCAAACATTTTAGtctatattttagttaatttttgcCTCGAGGCTCTATCTTGTATTCTacctatatatttttaaataataaaaataacactacacacacatttaagatgataaatatcaagttataaacatattttttaataataaactacttatagcatattattatcaagttatagcatatcaagaaaaaacatattattctcattaatttttttaaataataataaacttatttaaataattacatttattattcagttaccttttttaaacaaatgtagttaattaaattaattattttaagttaccttttttaaacaaaactctTTACTAGtgtaaattcaaataaatattatatagttaccttttttaaaaaaattacaaaataataggGATTTTATCATTCCATAATTAATAACTACCCAtcaatatctaaaataattacagttttattttaaaactgcCACacattatctaaaaaaaaattatattccccAAAATTTTGTTCTTCCCCAAATCCTCACAAAATCATCTCTTTTGCACGcctaataattaaatttttttaccaaatCATCTCTTTTGCACGCTCAAAAAACTTTCAATCTTAACAGTCGTCTTCTCCAATTCTACTATTTTGCACTCAAATCTTCCTTTTCTGCACTCAAATCTTCATCTCTTGCACTTAAAAAACTGTACAATGTCGAAGAGAGTCATTGAAACCCCGCAAAAATCCAAAAGGTTGAATGATGAACAAAGCTCAGACGAATTTCATGctacatctttcaaaattttatcacaaacACAAACTCAGCCTTCATATGCAAAAGACAAAGCTAGATCAGGgaaatcaaaaatgaaaaaataaaaaaacatccAAAGGAATccgagaagaagagaaaagggaaagaaaagcaAAAAGTAGATGAATCGGAGAAAAGCgcgaaagaaaaaagaaagaaaaggaaaggaaaacaAATTGAGTACTCATCAGATTCTGAATCTGATTTTGTAGAAGAattgataaaatcaaaatcaaaaaaaccaAGAACCTCTgttacaagaagaagaagaaacagttaaacccaaaaaaaatttaaaggttagtaaaaaaaaaatttaaaaaaatttaaatttatattatctatttaattttattctaatttcGAGTTAATTGTGAATAGTATAGTACATTTTTATGTTCTGTTATTtctgtatgaattgtgtatgattcactgtatgaaattacacattttttttatattacaatatcaatatatgaaacatgtatgaattgtgtatgattcactgtattaATTTGGtatgatatgtatattaaatttgtatgatttatgtttgaagtgtatatgaattgtgtattaaGTTTTATATCAAGtttatgatattgttgaatattaatatccataataaaattacatactttatgttttgatttgtatatttagtgttgaatatattgtatataaaaGAATGTTGTAAGTTTGTATGAAATGCTACATCTAGTTTATTACATTATAAATGTAAAAACAATGTATGAACTGTGtatgataatattgtaatacaaaatcaaaaaaagcaaaaggcattgaaattgataggtcagaGATAAGCCACAAATAAACCAAAACAAGTTGTTAAGGCCagtaaaaagattttttcaaatttcaattaaaatgtaCGGTTTAAGtgtgtttaattttgattttatttgtcaatagtatagtacatgaaatttgtatgatttatatatcaGTTGAGTTTTTAGtattgtatattataattatatatgaatattgtatgaTTTAATATTGTATGATTTGTGAATATATAATTGGATTACAACAAAGtatgatttttgataaataataatgtattaatgttgtatgattttgtgtataaaataattaatatatttcactATAGGAATGTATGCATTAATGTATTAACTTTGTATGCTATGTGTATGAAATGCTatattgtctattacaatatcagtgtatgaataatgtattaGTGTTGTATGTCgtatattttttactattattaaaagtattaaAGTTGTATATTTTATGTTCTGATTTTGATGTATGAATTAATGTAGTGGTACTGTTTGAGTAGTAGTTTATAGtttaaaagtcataaattatttttttttaaaattaaatatgtattaatattgtatgcATTGTGTATGAACTGATGTACAATTTTTGTATGCTTTGTGTATGAATTGAATTGAATGTCCATTTAACATACcagtatatatatgattttatatgacattatatagtatgataaatgtattaatttaatttaccaattttatAGGAGAAGAAGATACAAATACATTTGTCTTCATGTATTAACATGAATGTGTTTGCGGATCTGTTGACCTTCCTAGGTCAAGACAAGTTTCAATAATTCTTACAAGAAACAccgtttgaatttttttatgatttgcaTGACATAAAAATCCAATGTCAGATGTTATGAcatattttattcttgaaaCTAAAAATGACAGGGATGACATGTTTGTTATGAATGTAAATGGTACAAAGTTACATCTTGGGTTAAAAGAATTTGTTGCTGAAACCGGTCTAAAATGTGGACCGATTTCTGATTTTGTATCTGTACCTATCAAAATAATTCATACAAACTTCATacacatttaatatatcattcactGACATATACACtatttcaattaaacaaaaagaatatagtttctatacaaaattaatacaaaatatatattataatttcaacAGGAATATATATTGTAAGTTTAACAAAATATAGATTTtcatacataattaatacaagtttcttataaatttcatacacaattaataCAATTTTCATACTTCACCAATACACAGAATTATATCTTCttactttttgaatattatcTGAGCAGGTTTTACcattaaatacaaattttatataattttcagaCATTATTCATACATTTGTAATTCTTCACCTGTACAAAGAATtatatctaattattatttgtcTAGTTAATAAATGTAcgtttttctattttcttcacAAATCAACTAACACGCGAATCTTCAATTTAATTACAACTCAAACACATTTATATTTacttatcatttttcaaaatgtcataCGTAACTTGATTGTTTATCCAAAAAAAGAACATACAAACCATATTTTAGatctaacaataataaaaaaaatcgaacacttttatacatgtacaaaacaataaatataattaaaaccaacaattcataattaaaacaacaaatcataacaaaattaatatgatgaaTTCCACTTTCCACCCTGTTTTATTAATATCGACACATTGTTCTCCATCAAATCAAATCCGATTGTTTTCAACGCCAAAATTTATTCAACtactaataaaaaatgaaaataaaatctgcaAATCTCAAAAAGATtgtgaaattttggaaaacaaaaTGACATGTACGTTCATGCCAATTTGGTAGAGCTTTTCAaggaattaaatcaaaaattagTATTATTTAAACTAATTTGAGAGAATTAAGGCAACTAActaatctaaaaaaatttaaaatcccttaaaacgtgCTAATTTATTAacagtaattaataattatatttaatttatttaataaaagatctcatttttcattattaatttgtccgtttttttaatttattttttattttaacaactctttttaataatttaaaattaacattatatatttttttaaaatgctataacttgagatattaaatgttatacaaTGAAATTCAAACTCTAGTGCTATAACTTGAgaatattactataaaaaatgctatatacctaatttacacttttaaataaattatttaaatatacaaTTTACTTATcacatttcttaaattttttattatttaaaaaattataaaaattcatattttttttgaatatatccCTCTTATGCGATATATtgaagggcaactttcacatatagcaaataaaaaattaatatttgtaagttatagcaaaatttgcataattgcgctccatagcaaacatagaaactgtataattcgctatacatatacagttgaagcaaattttataaaacgaagtgtataaaacacgAAAGAGAAAGATacttgggcagagaattgtataaaaacgaagtgtataaaacgaattgtattattataagtgtatagaacgattatatacaatttgaatttgtataaaatgagaaagagagaaagacaaaagagatttgacaaggaatatacaattgaatcgaattgtataaaacgattTATTAAagctattttaaataaataaaagttttgattatagattttataaatagaaatacaaaagtgaaattttttatttaatcaaagaaaccaacataaaagaaaatagttcaTCATTTGGGAAGCTTAATTATGTTAAATCAAAACAAGACAAAAGTTAgtcaaacaaagaaagaaggaaaaataacttaaatacacaactttaAGTTTTTCATTGtctacttttttctatttttttaaaaaatattttaatcccTTATTTAACTTGTAGTTGTAATCAGATACATAATTCACTCTTTCCTCCTACGTTCACCATTCCTTATGTCACTCCTTTCTTCTCTCCCTAATTTCACTCAATTCTCTTTTCAATTACAAACATTATCCCaaattgtttttcaaatatttattctctCAATCAAACAAATTTCAAACATCAATCTTTctcttttgtattttatgttttcaCTCACAGAGTTTGTCAGATACTTCAGTCGATTTTTGTTTCAGTTGTTTCTTAATCATACATGTCATACTTCGTTTCCTTTGTTCTCTCCTAAGGTTTGTCatctttttatttcaacttttattttgtGTCATCGTGTTCACATGGATCCAGAtactaattgaaaaatatacGATTTTGATGACGAAGATTGGACAAAAAGTAGATTTTTTTTGTAGACGCATGACTAGGATGAAACTTGTATGCAGATGGACGAGGTGTTGGCTTCAGTTTCAGATGCATTAAAGAATTTAGCACATCATGATTGAAAAACGATTGTATCTATTGTTGAGGTTGAAGATCAGATGCATGACTGCAGAGATATATTATAGATAATAGTGTTTATAGTTTATTATATATCTCATacatattttcttgaatataattaaatgtatcATTAACATATTTGTTAACAATTATTTGTTCTAAAATTACAAATACAGATCGATGATACTATTAAGAATCAGAATGACGGATGTTTCAGAAGTCTAAATCGATGAAAATATTCATGATACTACCAAAATCAACAAGAAATagagaatataatttttcagaACTCTATCCCTCATATGAAAATATTCATGTTACTACAGAAACAAGTGAACATAAGAATGTACTAATATGATCAGAAAATTTAGTATATGATACATCATCAGATGTGTTTGatacattaaaatttaattgtatatgaTACATTACCAATTCAATGTATCCTAACTTATACTACATGTTGCTTCTTTAGGATGATGAACCAAATCAAGGccctcaaagttgaattacgaaTCTGCCCTTCGCTTGAacattatttgaatatatataacattatatgaaaataaaagcataatattttcatttttaatgtcttgaaaaataaattcacaCTTCAATTACAATAATTAGGATAATTGAAAAGACAACCGGTTAAACTTACATTTAAATAACCATGAATAGGGTAAACGAAAAGGCAATTGAAAGTAATGAATCTTTTTTCCAAGTGAATAATGTCTTTCTTCAggtaaataaataaactatgtTTATCTTTAAGtaatcatttcatttcatatacATTTCAAAAGGTATGGAAGATATAGGAACgctattttaattaagaaatcgAAAACTTTAAGACAATCATGAAGAACATATGAAGTGTGGTGTCTGCAGCGATTTCTCGACAGCGACAACGGTGAGAAACTGATTTTGTGTTCCTACAAATCATGAAGAACAATCATGAAGAACATATGAAGTGTGGTGTCTGCAGCGATTTCTCGACAGCGACAACGGTGAGAAACTGATTTTGTGTTCCTAGAAATCTCATAGTCCTCCAGCATCCCCTGCCcttcatcatttttcttttttgaaatcggaaggtttcaaatttttaacattatttctttgttgttgttttcttcTAACCTCACCTCCCTCATCTTATTGTAGAATATGCCTCTTCTTAGATTTATATGTGATGCAATTTGAAGTGTTCTTGAAATTCAAGGTTTATTGATTTATCCGAGTATTTCTATAATGCAGTTTCAATCAGAATATTCActgatttttttccttt
This genomic window contains:
- the LOC112941391 gene encoding uncharacterized protein, coding for MAFRFGGRQMAGRALLGASTQLRGYCQKISPTESSRSDKDVRACIGGGLVAFLFYSYWLRNEAWKIKERSTLLTTTPHSLSFVIRRGRKVDHHVWCHQEEQRLFPTECEKLLKLFNIHQFSGITVVCTMSTHYEDGDHQKILKKKTVLLSVLSGSL